A genomic window from Xenorhabdus cabanillasii includes:
- a CDS encoding phage terminase small subunit P27 family: protein MARAPKPPTYLNDIAASQWKAKGKLLSEREDLNAADWNNLELYCVNYAIYRKAVADLDMRGFSIVNSQGSESRNPSLSAKADAEKIMIKMSSLLGFDPVSRRKNPVETEEEDELDRL, encoded by the coding sequence ATGGCAAGAGCACCCAAACCGCCTACGTATTTAAATGATATTGCCGCCAGTCAGTGGAAGGCAAAAGGTAAATTATTAAGTGAGCGGGAAGATCTGAACGCCGCTGACTGGAACAACTTAGAACTGTACTGTGTCAACTATGCCATTTACCGAAAAGCCGTGGCAGACCTTGATATGCGGGGCTTTAGCATTGTTAACAGTCAGGGCAGCGAGAGCCGCAATCCATCATTGAGCGCTAAAGCTGACGCCGAAAAAATCATGATAAAAATGTCGTCATTGCTGGGTTTTGATCCGGTATCACGACGCAAAAATCCGGTGGAAACCGAGGAAGAAGACGAGCTGGATCGCTTATGA
- a CDS encoding terminase large subunit, with amino-acid sequence MNAWEQYAFDIENGKIPACKRVKQAVKRYYNDLNNPLYVFDSTVVERFIAFSRVCPHVKGHLRGKPIILEPWQQFAFANLFGFKVKATGRRKYRSAYIQVPRKNAKSTVAAILANWFLVMEQGQQDIYTAAVSRDQARIVFDDARQMGLLSKPLKKRVAIQQHKVTYPKTNSLLKPLAAKAATIEGTNPSLAIVDEYHLHPDNAVYSALELGMGARPEGLLFAITTAGSSVISACKQHYDYCCQILDGEEQNESLFALIYELDDESEIDDEALWIKANPNLDVSVDSAALHDTIQKARGIPSQWTEMLTKRFNIWCQGETPWMGEGAWKACQTDYDENDLKGLECYAGLDLSSTGDITSICYTFPVDNELLLLTRHYLPEAQLQNPANKNRAVYRQWVQAGWIRTTVGDCIDYDRIRDDILKDSQNFDIKLVGFDIWNATHLRTQLQGAGLDVEPFPQTYMRFSPVAKSAEVFVNRKVIRHNCDPVLAWAMSNVVMETDANANIKPNKKKSANKIDPAIAFLMSFGTWQIEHEEFAFTLSEEQQQRLKMFNGI; translated from the coding sequence ATGAACGCATGGGAACAGTACGCTTTTGATATCGAAAACGGTAAAATTCCGGCCTGTAAACGCGTAAAACAGGCCGTGAAACGCTACTATAACGACCTGAATAACCCACTTTATGTATTTGATTCGACAGTGGTCGAGCGTTTTATTGCCTTTTCCCGTGTCTGTCCGCATGTCAAAGGCCATTTGCGTGGTAAACCCATCATACTTGAGCCGTGGCAACAGTTCGCCTTTGCTAACCTGTTTGGCTTTAAGGTGAAAGCGACCGGACGCCGAAAATACCGCAGTGCTTATATCCAAGTACCGCGCAAAAATGCCAAATCAACGGTGGCCGCCATACTGGCGAACTGGTTCTTGGTGATGGAACAAGGCCAGCAGGATATCTACACCGCTGCCGTGAGCCGGGATCAGGCACGTATTGTCTTTGATGATGCCCGCCAGATGGGCCTGTTATCCAAACCCCTGAAAAAACGGGTCGCTATCCAGCAACACAAAGTTACTTATCCAAAAACTAACAGCCTGTTAAAGCCACTGGCAGCCAAAGCCGCCACGATTGAGGGTACAAATCCTAGTCTGGCAATTGTCGATGAGTACCATTTACACCCTGATAACGCCGTATACTCTGCGCTTGAATTGGGCATGGGTGCCCGTCCCGAAGGACTCCTGTTCGCCATCACTACAGCGGGCAGTAGCGTGATATCAGCCTGTAAACAGCACTATGATTATTGCTGTCAGATACTGGATGGCGAAGAACAGAACGAATCCCTGTTTGCCCTGATTTACGAACTGGACGATGAGAGTGAGATTGATGATGAAGCACTTTGGATCAAGGCCAATCCCAATCTGGATGTCTCGGTAGACAGTGCCGCCCTGCATGACACTATCCAGAAAGCGCGCGGCATTCCCTCACAATGGACAGAAATGCTAACCAAACGCTTTAATATCTGGTGCCAGGGCGAAACCCCGTGGATGGGCGAAGGCGCGTGGAAAGCCTGCCAAACTGATTATGATGAAAATGACCTTAAGGGACTGGAGTGCTACGCCGGACTGGATTTATCGTCAACAGGTGATATTACCAGTATTTGTTACACGTTCCCCGTGGATAACGAACTGTTATTACTGACCCGTCATTACCTGCCCGAAGCCCAGTTACAGAACCCTGCCAATAAAAATCGGGCGGTTTATCGGCAGTGGGTGCAAGCAGGTTGGATACGTACCACCGTAGGCGATTGCATTGATTATGACCGTATCCGTGATGATATTCTCAAAGACAGCCAGAACTTTGATATCAAGCTGGTCGGCTTTGATATATGGAACGCCACTCATCTACGAACACAATTGCAGGGAGCAGGGCTGGATGTTGAACCCTTCCCACAAACCTATATGCGCTTTAGTCCGGTGGCTAAATCAGCAGAGGTATTTGTTAATCGCAAAGTTATTCGTCACAACTGCGATCCAGTGCTCGCATGGGCAATGTCCAATGTGGTGATGGAAACCGACGCAAACGCCAATATCAAACCGAACAAGAAGAAATCCGCGAATAAGATAGACCCTGCAATCGCGTTCCTGATGAGCTTTGGCACGTGGCAGATTGAGCATGAAGAGTTTGCGTTTACCTTAAGTGAAGAACAGCAGCAGCGCCTTAAAATGTTTAATGGGATATAG
- a CDS encoding helix-turn-helix domain-containing protein, which produces MNNVRNDWHQADIIAALRKRGTTLAAVSREAGLSSSTLANTLSRPWPKGEWIIANYLEIHPSEIWPSRYFDQSGQLIERTVRKVAIG; this is translated from the coding sequence ATGAATAATGTTAGAAATGATTGGCATCAAGCCGATATTATTGCTGCATTACGTAAACGTGGTACGACCTTAGCGGCTGTTTCTCGTGAAGCAGGACTCAGTTCATCTACACTGGCAAATACTCTTAGTCGGCCTTGGCCTAAAGGTGAATGGATTATTGCTAACTATCTCGAAATACATCCCTCTGAAATTTGGCCTAGTCGATATTTTGATCAGAGTGGCCAGCTTATTGAACGGACAGTTCGTAAAGTTGCGATTGGATAG
- a CDS encoding HNH endonuclease signature motif containing protein — MFIEESLPKAPTCALCRGFIHQNSISFDHIIRKRDGGKGESSNGALMHPFCNTSAKN, encoded by the coding sequence ATTTTCATTGAAGAAAGCCTACCAAAAGCACCTACTTGTGCATTATGCAGGGGATTTATTCATCAAAACTCCATTTCATTTGATCATATAATTAGAAAACGTGATGGTGGAAAGGGAGAGAGCAGCAATGGAGCTTTAATGCATCCATTCTGTAATACTTCAGCAAAGAATTAA
- a CDS encoding IS630 family transposase, whose translation MLNKIKAGAQLGHYRLLYFDEAGFAASPPVQYGWSPRGKPHKTEPREHDRRSVLGALNYTDNTLFYQTTSGSITRDDVIDFLEQVAKQGDNRLTFLVLDNARIHHGIEEQIRNGWLREHNMFLFYLPAYSPELNLIEIVWKQAKYHWRRFITWTQNTMEHELNTLLKGYGDQFAINFS comes from the coding sequence TTGCTGAATAAAATTAAGGCTGGAGCACAGTTAGGCCATTACCGTCTGCTCTATTTCGATGAGGCGGGTTTTGCCGCGTCTCCTCCGGTGCAATATGGATGGAGTCCACGGGGTAAGCCCCATAAAACTGAGCCTCGAGAGCATGACAGACGGTCAGTTCTGGGGGCGTTAAATTACACGGATAACACGCTGTTTTACCAGACAACGTCAGGCAGTATCACGCGCGATGACGTGATTGATTTTTTAGAGCAGGTCGCCAAACAAGGGGACAACCGCCTGACATTTTTAGTGTTGGATAATGCGCGTATCCATCACGGGATCGAAGAACAAATCAGAAATGGCTGGTTACGAGAACACAACATGTTTTTATTCTATCTTCCCGCTTACAGCCCAGAGCTGAATTTGATTGAGATCGTCTGGAAACAGGCCAAATACCATTGGCGACGTTTTATCACTTGGACTCAGAATACAATGGAGCATGAATTAAATACTTTATTGAAAGGTTATGGCGACCAATTTGCAATTAACTTTTCTTGA
- a CDS encoding helix-turn-helix domain-containing protein yields MKSKIILSEPERITLQQLALNHPHRDIRTRGTGLLMLARGIKPSQITAEIGCSLRVIYNWVHMWHNSGIAGLLGGHAGGRYLAMTPDMIATAVEAASAESLTLARIAQCVEAKHGALPCTLETLANTLKKQGLTYKRTRLSLKKSVTKRSLLKNPPC; encoded by the coding sequence ATGAAATCGAAGATAATACTTTCTGAGCCTGAACGAATCACATTGCAACAACTTGCTTTGAATCATCCACATCGGGACATTCGTACGCGAGGAACGGGTTTGCTCATGCTTGCCAGAGGGATCAAGCCGTCCCAGATCACCGCTGAAATCGGATGCAGTCTCCGGGTTATCTATAATTGGGTTCACATGTGGCACAATTCAGGGATAGCGGGATTATTAGGTGGTCATGCCGGAGGCCGGTATCTCGCCATGACGCCTGACATGATTGCCACTGCGGTCGAAGCGGCCAGCGCAGAGTCCCTGACACTCGCCCGGATAGCTCAGTGCGTTGAGGCAAAGCATGGTGCCCTGCCTTGTACGCTTGAAACGCTGGCAAATACCCTGAAAAAGCAGGGGCTCACCTATAAACGAACCCGACTGTCGCTTAAAAAAAGCGTAACGAAACGGAGTTTGCTAAAAAATCCGCCTTGCTGA
- a CDS encoding S8 family serine peptidase, producing MLARFQQQDKVLQPADSVTSISVGAVNHVENELITYQAPARYTRRGPATAYGIKPDLVHIGGISDPKNSFFVTLDGNNNLCFNSHGTSLAVPHVAKTIAAIDFKSNENLSINTLKALIIHSAKIPDCLSSKNLGKEAKDFVGFGFPNSSSEIISKDETSFTFIFEDILKRGQIAEFNFIWPKSLITSSEKCKGKVRMSLVYSPKIDRQYGQEYIRVNIDASLQQEHIKNNKGKFGKAVNSIWDNRLGADLNYEKNLIEHGFKWWPSKVYERISKNGFGNSSNWRLRVTSQVRDGVTYPPEGIPFSVIITIEDPTKRAINIYNEMSQNLIALGAVFQDITIRDEVRIS from the coding sequence ATGCTTGCTAGGTTTCAACAACAAGATAAAGTTCTTCAGCCTGCCGATTCAGTTACCTCAATATCGGTTGGAGCTGTTAATCATGTCGAAAATGAACTGATTACTTATCAAGCTCCAGCAAGGTATACCAGAAGAGGACCTGCAACAGCATATGGTATAAAACCTGATTTAGTTCATATTGGTGGTATCAGTGACCCCAAAAACTCCTTTTTCGTCACACTCGATGGGAATAATAACCTATGTTTCAATTCTCATGGAACAAGCTTGGCTGTCCCACATGTAGCAAAAACAATTGCAGCAATTGACTTCAAATCAAATGAAAACCTAAGCATAAATACGCTTAAGGCTCTTATAATTCATAGTGCCAAAATACCTGATTGCCTATCCTCAAAAAATCTTGGTAAAGAAGCTAAGGACTTTGTTGGCTTTGGTTTTCCAAATAGTTCTTCTGAAATAATAAGTAAAGATGAAACATCTTTTACATTTATTTTCGAGGATATTCTTAAAAGAGGCCAAATAGCTGAATTTAATTTCATTTGGCCAAAGTCACTAATAACTTCTTCTGAAAAATGCAAAGGAAAAGTAAGAATGTCTCTAGTTTATTCGCCAAAAATAGACAGACAATATGGCCAAGAGTATATCAGAGTTAATATTGACGCTTCCTTACAGCAAGAGCATATAAAAAACAATAAGGGTAAATTTGGAAAGGCTGTCAATTCAATTTGGGATAACCGGCTTGGTGCCGATCTCAATTATGAAAAGAATCTAATAGAACATGGATTTAAATGGTGGCCCTCTAAAGTTTATGAAAGAATAAGTAAGAATGGGTTTGGAAACTCATCAAACTGGAGGCTAAGAGTTACATCTCAGGTTCGGGATGGCGTGACTTATCCTCCAGAAGGCATACCTTTTTCAGTTATCATCACAATTGAAGATCCAACTAAAAGAGCAATAAATATTTATAATGAGATGAGTCAAAACTTGATAGCTTTGGGTGCTGTTTTTCAAGATATTACTATCCGTGATGAGGTAAGAATATCATGA
- a CDS encoding AAA family ATPase — MNLIATICRFALKDNPSQEVIKAILKLRDSLQKDGLSVEARALGTLVDKAESQTNIALDNKKITWSKSFLSSKSELTISTPLPVDKENNMPLVEVIFPKEINTFQKYHFFDDNITNAIDGILSEWEYAERLRINGIQPSYSCLFFGEPGTGKTELAKYLATKLNLPLISARLDSLLSSYLGTSARNISNLFDFAERYNCVLLLDEFDAIAKYRDDSKEVGEIKRVVNTLLQCLDRRKENGIVIATTNHEGLLDPAVWRRFQNKIKVPKPIKAIREKIISAYLSPMTISKTELSFLNLVLDGFTPAEIKNCIEFIKRFTIINEYKSVDLYHAIKSYFVINANYNNEITKSILAGSDHELAKNLILKHDYSIQDVSILVGKHKSTVSRWVKDKNE; from the coding sequence ATGAATTTAATAGCCACCATCTGTCGATTCGCGTTAAAAGATAACCCTTCACAAGAAGTGATCAAAGCTATACTTAAATTAAGGGACTCTCTACAAAAGGATGGATTGTCTGTGGAAGCCAGAGCGCTTGGTACGTTAGTGGATAAAGCTGAAAGTCAAACAAATATTGCTTTAGACAACAAAAAAATAACTTGGAGCAAAAGCTTTCTTTCCAGTAAAAGTGAATTAACCATATCAACTCCGCTACCTGTTGATAAAGAAAATAACATGCCTTTAGTCGAAGTTATATTTCCCAAAGAAATTAACACATTCCAAAAATATCATTTCTTTGACGATAATATTACAAATGCAATAGATGGAATATTATCCGAATGGGAATATGCGGAACGCCTTCGTATAAATGGAATTCAACCCAGTTATAGCTGCCTTTTCTTCGGAGAACCAGGTACAGGAAAAACTGAATTAGCAAAATATTTAGCTACAAAATTAAATTTACCCTTAATATCAGCAAGATTAGATTCATTATTATCTTCTTATTTAGGCACCAGTGCGAGGAATATTTCAAATCTCTTCGATTTTGCTGAAAGATATAATTGCGTTCTTCTTTTAGATGAATTTGATGCAATTGCAAAATATAGAGATGATAGCAAAGAAGTTGGTGAAATAAAGAGGGTTGTTAATACTCTATTACAATGTTTGGATAGAAGAAAAGAAAATGGGATTGTGATAGCAACTACCAATCATGAAGGCTTATTAGATCCCGCTGTATGGCGTCGCTTCCAAAATAAAATTAAAGTACCAAAACCAATAAAGGCAATTCGTGAAAAAATAATATCTGCATATCTTTCGCCTATGACCATATCAAAAACTGAGCTTTCATTTTTGAACCTTGTACTTGATGGATTTACTCCTGCTGAAATAAAAAATTGCATCGAATTTATAAAAAGATTTACTATTATAAATGAATATAAAAGTGTGGATTTATATCATGCAATAAAATCTTACTTTGTGATTAACGCAAATTACAACAACGAGATAACTAAGTCTATTCTTGCTGGGTCAGATCACGAATTAGCCAAAAACTTGATATTAAAACATGATTATTCTATACAAGACGTTTCAATTTTGGTAGGTAAACATAAAAGTACAGTATCTAGATGGGTAAAGGATAAAAATGAATAA